AAGAGCGTGGTTCCGTCCTGTTGGGGGTTAAGATTCATTCCACTTTTAGCTAAAGCTTGTATGATATTGGGAATGACTTGGGGGAACGCAGACACATCAATTATCAACGTCTTGGGTTTTCTCGCGACTTGTGATAATTCTTGTAGTTGGTATTCCTTACTCTCCCACGGAATTGGTATTTGTTCAATCGAGCCAACGGAAGAGCGTAGTGTCAAGTTCTTGGAGTAATTATCCTTTAAATTATTAACGGTATGTTCGAATTGCGTAAGCAGTTTCTCTGTATTGATCACTTCTGACAGTTCGTTCAGGTTTACTTCTACCTTAGTCTGTTTCTTCTTATCCTTTCCTCGGTCCTTCGTCTTGGCCAAATTGAGAGATGACACGATAAAGCATCGCTTACGCATGCACTTCAACGAATTGTAACCAAGCTGCATGACAAAAGGATTCCATTCCATTTTGTCACTTGCATCTTTACctaataagtgaaaaaaaccaCGAAAATGCGTGGGTTTCTTTTCTATCGTCGATGCCAGCAAACGATACCTCGCCGGGCAGGTTCTACTCCAAACACTCCAAAGGGTTTTCACGATGAGCATTCTGACTTTTTGAACAGCTcgcgaaaaatttattttccgcGCACAAGCTCGAGTTGAAGTCTTACTTGTCAGGTACACATGAAGTATGAATAGCAATTTGGTAATTAACAGTAAATGGAGGTAACAGCAGACTCTTAATGACCCCACCGCCCGGGATGGCTACTGAGGGCGTATTCCGAAATATGCTTCCAGTACCGCCGTGACGTCACGCAGTCAACTGCGAACTGCGTTCCGTTTTGGCTTTCATGGGCTATTAGCTTTTTTGAAGGGAGAACAGGTAACTAAATGATTGGTACGCCTGGATAAGTATCACAGATAATGAATTATCGTTTATTAAAGAATTCTGATGAAAATATCACGCGGTTCTTTCGCCACAGCTCTGGCTGAGTGTAACCGGCACTTTTAGCTCGCGCTCGGGAGAGAGTTCTCGCACGATCATTCGTCGCAGAGACGGAACGTCAGTGTCTGCTTACGCTGCCGCTCACGATCTGGGGCGCTGCTCTCAGCTCTGACGACGGGCGAACCTGGTCGTTGTCGAGAGGTCGCCACACCGTTTTTACTTCGAGTTGCCAGTCGCAGTATGTGAGCACTCAGATTCTGTGAGAGGAATTTTAGTGATACatatgttggcaacactgcTAGTAACTTCATACAAGAGTGTGTAGAGGTTGGCAACGAGGACAAGTAGAGTGGTGAGAGTAATGTAACATCCGACCGGAACGTCCGtatgttttatcgactattattactgcatgttacttttatcaactaaccaaactcgaagtacgagaatcttgtaaccataagaaattaaaacaactgTCTAACTATTTGGAATATCCCTAGATGGAAATAACTATGAAATTCACTAGCCAAGGCTTAAAAACCATGTTACGAGATCTTCGTACTACAGAGAACTATAATACTATTATGcgttattatatatcatattaACACTATAATTAACTAACACAATTATACCCAATTATTATATAGCACTCAACAATGCCATTTGTGCATTCGGAGCTGAGAGCTATATTATAAGCAACATACGCTTTACTATATAGCCTGGAGTATAGAAGACTGTAAAACCATAGATAAATGCATAACcaatataatgtaaagataGCACTGCTGCAATAACCCATAAAACCAGAGACTGCAAAACCATCAAACCGTGAATGCTAATTACCCAGCATGAACTATACCTTCTTCCGCAACGCCGTATTGTAGGCAACACGCGCAACGTTTTGAAGGCAATGCAGATCTCCAATGTGGAGCCATACAGAGCCTTACCTAGAGAATACATTAGGAAACTTACCGACGAAACGAAAACGTTCTAGAAGCTTCCAAGccgatttatatcaatataagaATTGACAACTACAGAAGGGAATCATATACAAAAGCACACATGTAAACCTGCTCTAAAGCTATGAATCATCAAATTACTAAATACTCTAAATCTGTTAGGATAATTATAACACAAACAACTAAGGATATTCGCAGCAGCGCGATTCTAATAATGttaaacaaataacaaactATGTTCATAAACAATTGCTATTGTACTCCAGGTTAACAACGACAGTAGTCGactataatacatatgtaattCTATATAGACATagctataaaactaacaaaCGACAGGTAACCAGAATGAAATATGGGCTTTGTAACGAACAAGATAGCAAAAACATTAAGAGGTAGACAGGAAGAAGTTAAGTGGCTGAGGGGCACCAGAAAGGGGGCTGGCGCCACAAAAGGGGCTGGCGCCACAAAGGGGGCTGGCGCCACAACGAAAAGCTCACGCAGTTCGGAGAACTACGGAACAAGTCCACGCACCTACACCACCGCACCAAGCAGCGATATACCATACGTAAAAACCTACGATATAGTAATAGCTAAAGAACTAAGATAACAGGCGTGTATGCGCGAGGATGTCGTGACCTAATTAGTTCCTAGAAAAAGAGGGGAGGTGCGCAAAGGTGACCAAAAAACTAGAGAGGGGGATCGTTCTGCGCAACGATCGACCCCTACAAAAAGGGCGACCGATCACTCGATCGTCCTCTTGTGTTTCTACCTCCAGATTCGTCATCTAGTTCCGGTACAGTCTCGTGGTAAAATCCTTTAGCCTTTTGCATTTAAGCCTTCCTACAACGTTACTCTGCCCAAAAGTTCAGCGAGCTTAAAATCCATTTTGTCATACTAAGTTTAAGATCTTACAGAGTGTAACTCTGCGTTTGTGACTTTTAAATATCaaaacttataaaataaaccaaaCTTAGTCAAAATACCCAAATATTAAAGTCAGTTATTCCGCTAAAACCTCTCACCAATCTACAAGTCATCGCATCCAGAATATTCTCAAAAAGGTAAGCCAAATCCCCAATCTCTATCCTTTTGACCCTATCCCTTACCTCACTGTTTCCTATAGCGTAATCTATCACCGTCACCCCCGCCCCTCCTACATACGTCAATTCTCCCTCATCACCCTCTATGTTCCCATGCATTATTGCCCATCCTGTCTCTTCCAAAAATTGCATCAGCTGCTTATCTTCTGAGTTTATTTTCCTATCCTCTgatttcctactcctactttcctcctctccttcttcccagcatcctcccccctcctgccccCTTCTGGCATTAAAATCGCCCCCCACTAGCACTTTTGTTCCTCCATCTGCCTCTTCGCCCGCTCCTTCAATTCCCCTATCTTCTCTTTTAGATCCCCGTTTACGTATATTCCTATTACTAGCcattccccctccccccctacACTTATTTTCCTTATTAACATCCCCTCCTTTAtctcttccctccctccctccccgcTTACTAGCTCCTCTCTTGCCCCTGACAGCATTCCGCCTATTGCTCCTCCCTTCCTATTTCTTTTAACCGCATACTACACTTCCCATTCATACCCTGCCGGCAACTTATTCCTAACCTTTTCCCACCCCTTCTCCTCTATCCATGTCtccattaaaaatattacatcccaCTCCCTTAGACCCGTCCGAAAATCTTCGTCCTTTCTCACAAGCCCCGCCACATTCCAGAAAACTACTTTTCAACCCTCCCTTTCCGTCTCACCtacttccctctctctcctaTTTCTCCCCCGCACCCCCTGCCTCTGCCCCTCCCCACTACCCATTCCCCCGACTGCCTTTCCCTACTTCCCCGGCCTGTGCCTCTATACCTCCCTCTTGCCTTTCCTCGCTTGTTGTCCTATCCCTTCCACCTTCCCCTACTTTTCCCCACCCCTCCCTTAGCCCCTTTTCCCCCTCTCTCCCTGCACCGTCCCTAAGCACCTCTTCTATCTCATCCCACTTCCACATTTTCCCTTCTATCCAAATCTTTGTATACCCTTTTCTTACTCTGTTTCCCCTTCTCTTCTCGATAGCTGCTATCTCCCTCAAATGCCATTTCATTCTCCTCTCTGCCCAGGTGAGATCCTACTCCATTCTCTCCTCCCACCCTTTAAGGAGGCTATTTCTTTCCATTACCTGCCTCTTTTGCTCCCTGTTCCCTAGCCTTGCTATCCatatctctttttcttcccgCTTTTTCGCGCCTTCCTCCCACATATCCTTTACTTCGACCTCTACCCCTATCACCTGCATAATCTTTTTTCAACCCATCCTTTTCCCTTTCCTTCTCTATTCTCGCTCCTCGCAATAGTATATTTCCCCTTTTTTCTCCCCTTTCTTTCCCACTCTATGGCCCACTCCATCTATTTTACCCTATCAATTGCTACCTGCGCCACATCCGCATTCCCCCGTCCCTGCCTCTCCCCAACGCCTTCTACACGCTTCTTTCCCAATTCTGCCAGCCTCTCCTTTACCGTTTCCatctccccccctctccgctcttctacctcttctTTTTGCTTAGGTCCCTCATTGTTTCCTTCATCTCCCCCCCTCTCTACTTCCCACTGCTCTTCCCTTCTAGTCATTTCCcctttaatcttttccatttcctccctgatcccccttccctgccctttgaCCTCCTCTATTCCTATCTTTAACCTCCTCCCTAATACCCTTAGCATATCCTGTATACTCCATCCCTCTTTCTTCCCCTTCTTCCCTGCCTTGCCCTCCGATGACGGGTGAACTTTCCTGCTTCGCCCaaatactctttctctttcctgtATCGcatctgcaaaaaaaaaattcatcatttataaggaaaagtaaaaataaattaacgtaTTCCCCATTCTATCTATGTCCGCGCTGTAGGACGACGGGCACCGTAGAAGTAAGATATACTTTAAGTTATCGAGagattaggttaggttaggttaggttaggttttattataaataaaaacctgTCCGCAAAAAAGCTGGTGGCGGGCAGGGCATATGTGGTGGTCGAAGTAGACAGAATAGTAATTGTAAGCTGTTACCTCGCaccaaatgaaaaatggaggGATTACGGGAGACAGGTGGCCGAAATAGAAGACACACTGCGAGCCATACTTCACGAGGGTCCGACCAATAGAAAGAGACGTGGGGTCATCCTGGCTGGAGACCTGAACTCCAAATCAAGGGTATGGACTGACAGGACCGACCGGCGAGGCAGGAGGATTGAAGAGCTAATAGATGCACTGGACATGGTGTGTCTGAACTTGAACGGAGAGCATACCTTCGAGCGAAGGGGATGGTCCGCGGTGTTAGACGTCACTATAGCAACTCCGGACGTGGCAAGCCGAATATCAGGTTGGACGGTCCTAGAGGTAGAAACCCTTAGTGATCACAGGGCAATATGCTTCCGACTTCAAGGCAGGGAGGAAGCGACAGGGCAAAGGCCAGCAATACAGGAGGATGGCACCCGTAAATGGATCCTCAAGAAACTCAATGAGGCCAAGCTGAAGCGGTGTGCGAAAGAAGTGAAAACGCCACGCAAGGGAGACCCCGAGGACATGGCGGAGGAGCTTACAAGGTCCATACAAGGATTATGTGACAGGGTCATGCCAAGGCGGCGTCACGGCGGCGGAAGGAAGACCGTCTATTGGTGGAACGAGGAGATCGCGGCAGGCAGACAAATATGTATGAAAACAAGAAGGTCCCTGCAAAGGGAACGAAAGAGAAGGGCACGTATGGGGGTACAGGTCCCCGAAGATCAGGAGGACAAGCTCAGGGAGGAGCGACGGGCACTTCGCAAGCTCATAAGAGCAAGCAAAGGCAGAGCTTGGGATGACCTCATACGAACCATCGACGACGACGTATGGGGGAAGCCGTACAGAATCGTTACGGGGAAACTGAGTAACGCCAACGCGGGACCTTCGAGTATGGAGGAAGCGATGGAGGTATACGCCACGCTGTTCCCAGCGGGTCCGACTCTGGCGCCGAGCGGCGAGGACGAAGGACGACACGAAGACCAGCGGGAATCAGACACAGCCGACGGTGGACCTCTAGGGTATGCCGAAATAGACAGGGCAGTAAGGAGAACCAGGACGGGTAAGGCGCCGGGACCCGATGGCATCTACCCCGAAGTGGTAAAAAGGATTTACAGGGTGAACCCGACCCCACTGGGTGAAACGATAAAGAGGTGTCTCGAGCGAAGATACTTTCCGAAGATCTGGAAAGAAGCAGAGCTGATCCTTATACCGAAGGGTACGAGCAAAACCGACGGCGaaggaggagaaaagaaaaagcaggGATACAGGCCGATCAGCCTCCTGAGTGTCCTGGGCAAAACGCTGGAAAGAGTGGTGGATGCTAAAATAAAAGACCACCTGAAAAATAGAGGCTTCCTCAGCAAGAATCAATACGGCTTCCGCGAAGGCCTCTCGACGATTGACGCAGTGGACCGTGTGACGACGGCCATCAAACAAAAAACTGAGAGGAAAGGCTGGGGTAGCTGGGGTATGCATAGACATTAAAAATGCGTTTGGATCCATCCCCTGGCCGGAGATAATGGAGGCAGCGGCAACGGCTGAGCTCCCGAATGACCTAACAGGGATCCTCAGATCATACCTACAAGATAGACACATCCAGATTAGGGCTGGGGGGAAGAGCGTCAAGGCGCAATTGACAAGAGGCATCCCCCAAGGCTCGATACTGGGGCCAACCCTCTGGAATCTGGCTTACAATAAAGTGCTATCACAAACGTATAACACAGAAATGGAGATCACCTGTTACGCGGACGATACCTTGATCCTGGTAGAGGGACGGACAGGAGAGGAGACCGCAGAGAGGGCTTCCCGCGCAGCAGCTGAGGTCATTGAACAGATCGAAACGCTAGGACTTCAGATCGCGGTTGAAAAAACAGAGGTGGTCTTCTTTACAAAGAAAAGAGCTCCACTACCAGAAACAGTGCAAATCAGAGGAAAGGAGATCCATGCTGCCAAAAGCATGAAATACCTAGGCATCATCCTAGACCGAAAACTGAACTACTCGGAGCACCTGGACATGGCGTCGGCCAAGGCCATAAGAGTGATGAATAGCATCGGGAGGCTTATGCCCAATATCGGGGGACCGAAACAGGCGAGACGAAAGCTACTCGCTCGCGTCGGCGAGTCCATTATAATGTACGGGGCTCAAATCTGGGGCGACGAGGCCAGAAAGGAGACGCGAGCCAGGAAGCTCAGGGTAGTTCAAAGGGCATGCGCACTGAGGGTTGCGTCGGCGTACCGAACGGCACCCAATGAGGCTCTTACCGTCATCGCAGGTATACAACCTCTGGAGATAACGGCGCAGAAATGGAGGCGGCAGTGGACCAAGGGAGGAGCAAGACGGGAGATGGAAACCTACCAAACCCCGAAGCAGAGAAAAGAGGCGATGAAAAGAGAGGCGGAGGAGGCGACGTCCTGGGCGAGACAGGAGTGGTGCACCAGGTGGAGGGACCACCGCAACACTAGTAACTGG
This is a stretch of genomic DNA from Neodiprion fabricii isolate iyNeoFabr1 chromosome 2, iyNeoFabr1.1, whole genome shotgun sequence. It encodes these proteins:
- the LOC124176428 gene encoding ribosome-recycling factor, mitochondrial — encoded protein: MLIVKTLWSVWSRTCPARYRLLASTIEKKPTHFRGFFHLLGKDASDKMEWNPFVMQLGYNSLKCMRKRCFIVSSLNLAKTKDRGKDKKKQTKVEVNLNELSEVINTEKLLTQFEHTVNNLKDNYSKNLTLRSSVGSIEQIPIPWESKEYQLQELSQVARKPKTLIIDVSAFPQVIPNIIQALAKSGMNLNPQQDGTTLFVPIPKITKEHRENLAKNAKAMFIGCRKSIRDIQLDCIKSVKNKKHISEDLQRSIQNQVQALADKFINEAEAILKMKQKELSGDLD